The proteins below are encoded in one region of Sporosarcina sp. FSL K6-1508:
- a CDS encoding DUF2190 family protein yields the protein MTQAIYVQRGETIDYINSTSVIVAAGEVVALGTRVGVAATEIPVGAKGALNVMGVYDLPALGTEALTVGQAVYFKDGKIQATVTDAVPAGWIVEPKTQTGTVARVKID from the coding sequence ATGACACAAGCAATTTATGTACAACGCGGCGAAACAATTGATTATATCAACAGCACCAGCGTCATTGTTGCCGCTGGTGAAGTGGTGGCGCTAGGAACGCGCGTCGGAGTGGCGGCGACTGAGATTCCAGTTGGGGCAAAGGGTGCTCTGAATGTAATGGGAGTGTATGATTTACCAGCGCTTGGAACTGAAGCTTTAACAGTTGGTCAAGCTGTTTATTTTAAAGATGGGAAAATCCAAGCGACGGTAACTGATGCCGTTCCTGCTGGATGGATCGTCGAACCGAAAACGCAAACAGGAACCGTTGCGCGGGTAAAAATTGACTAA
- a CDS encoding phage tail protein yields MRVSVEVDERRLKEVQLRLGQFSKKAPNAIANALNRGADNINTNIKKEIRKEYHVKAGDVSATLKKHRASRGSLSANVESKGPLIGLDKFKVSPKTVNPKRKSLLSIAVKKDGMKKVKGAFNADINGTKVFMRSTKKRLPIRRLFGPSVPQMLGNEEIRDVVESQGREKFEERLEHEITRILDVGRSQG; encoded by the coding sequence ATGAGGGTTTCTGTAGAAGTCGATGAAAGACGGTTAAAAGAAGTCCAGTTGCGCTTGGGGCAGTTTTCTAAAAAAGCCCCAAACGCAATCGCTAATGCCCTAAATCGTGGTGCGGATAATATCAATACGAACATCAAGAAGGAAATACGCAAAGAGTATCACGTCAAGGCTGGGGACGTTTCGGCTACTCTTAAAAAACATAGGGCAAGCAGGGGATCTTTAAGCGCCAACGTCGAGTCAAAGGGTCCATTGATCGGTCTGGACAAATTTAAAGTTTCACCAAAAACGGTGAACCCGAAGCGTAAATCCTTGCTTTCTATCGCTGTAAAAAAAGACGGGATGAAAAAAGTAAAAGGTGCTTTTAACGCTGACATTAACGGAACAAAAGTTTTTATGCGTTCTACTAAAAAAAGATTGCCAATCCGGCGTCTGTTCGGCCCGTCTGTTCCTCAAATGCTCGGAAATGAAGAAATTCGAGACGTGGTTGAGTCGCAAGGAAGGGAAAAGTTCGAGGAGCGGCTGGAACACGAAATCACTAGGATTCTCGACGTTGGGAGGTCGCAAGGATGA
- a CDS encoding phage tail sheath family protein, with translation MAYNHGITILENPTSIIPPIQSSAGIQVVIGTAPVNMVADPSSAVNKPILATDWKEATEKVGYSDDWEQYTLCQSMDATFRVFNVAPIIFINVLDPARHFTQVDDAVVPVKESEGLIKKTGILLDSISVKVASVGYQRDKDFSVGFDRDGFVVITILDETGDLASAAELDVSYKELDPAKVTENDIVGGYDVATGKYEGSEVIDQVYPRLNDVPGLILAPGWSHLPVVAAVIDAKSRFINSCFNAMNVLDIDSGEVKNYQDAPTWKSMNSYTSKDSIICWPKARVGNKVYWMSALVAAQTAFTDAINDDVPYVSPSNKRLPITGTLLADGTEVFLDQLQGNFLNGAGIVTAINMKGWRTWGNNTGAYPSTSDIKDRFVPVRRMFNWWGNTFIQTYFDKVDDPTNLRLIESVVDSENIRGNGLQSQQQIAGAKIEFLQKDNPVTNLLNGRIQFLQKVAFFPPAEHIVNVLEFDPTILNNALFGGD, from the coding sequence ATGGCTTACAATCACGGAATTACAATATTGGAAAATCCCACTTCTATTATTCCACCGATTCAGTCTAGCGCTGGAATACAAGTGGTTATCGGAACGGCTCCTGTAAACATGGTTGCAGATCCTTCTTCGGCCGTAAATAAACCTATTTTGGCGACAGATTGGAAAGAGGCGACGGAAAAGGTCGGGTACAGCGACGATTGGGAGCAGTACACATTATGCCAATCGATGGATGCGACTTTTAGAGTGTTTAATGTTGCTCCTATTATTTTTATCAATGTACTAGATCCGGCACGCCACTTCACGCAAGTGGATGACGCGGTTGTTCCAGTCAAGGAAAGCGAAGGTTTAATTAAGAAGACGGGCATCTTGCTAGATTCGATTTCGGTAAAAGTTGCTAGTGTCGGTTATCAGCGAGACAAGGATTTCTCTGTAGGGTTTGATCGCGATGGGTTTGTTGTAATCACGATTTTGGACGAAACGGGCGACCTTGCTTCAGCGGCGGAGTTGGATGTTAGTTACAAAGAATTGGACCCGGCAAAAGTCACCGAGAATGATATTGTCGGGGGCTACGACGTCGCAACTGGCAAGTACGAGGGTTCAGAAGTGATAGATCAGGTCTATCCAAGATTAAATGATGTGCCAGGCCTTATTCTTGCACCAGGATGGTCGCACCTTCCCGTAGTGGCAGCTGTTATTGATGCTAAGAGCAGATTCATCAATTCTTGCTTTAACGCTATGAACGTTTTAGATATCGACAGTGGAGAAGTTAAAAACTACCAAGATGCCCCTACGTGGAAAAGTATGAACAGCTACACTAGCAAAGATTCCATCATTTGTTGGCCGAAAGCACGAGTCGGTAACAAAGTTTATTGGATGAGTGCTTTGGTGGCGGCGCAAACGGCTTTCACGGATGCGATAAATGACGACGTGCCATACGTTTCTCCGTCAAACAAACGCTTGCCGATTACCGGGACGCTGCTCGCAGACGGAACAGAGGTCTTCTTGGACCAATTGCAAGGGAATTTTTTAAATGGCGCAGGAATCGTTACAGCCATCAATATGAAGGGGTGGAGAACTTGGGGTAATAACACTGGTGCTTACCCGTCTACTTCTGACATTAAAGATCGCTTTGTGCCAGTTCGACGTATGTTCAACTGGTGGGGGAACACGTTCATCCAAACTTATTTTGATAAGGTGGACGATCCGACGAATTTGAGATTAATTGAATCTGTTGTAGATAGTGAAAACATTCGCGGGAATGGTTTGCAATCGCAGCAGCAGATTGCTGGCGCTAAAATCGAATTCCTTCAAAAGGATAACCCGGTTACAAATCTCTTGAACGGCCGTATTCAATTTCTTCAAAAGGTGGCTTTCTTCCCACCAGCTGAACACATTGTCAACGTGCTTGAGTTCGACCCCACTATATTAAATAATGCATTATTCGGAGGCGATTGA
- a CDS encoding phage major tail tube protein, with product MSTIPEKIVNFNVYSDADKLVGVAAEVTLPDFEAMTETISGAGIAGEYESATPGHFGSQTIEIPFRSISDPSFKFLQNRGQTIILRAAQQSYDVSSGKTNIRPLKVTIKGLPKGLNLGKVGVGTPTETTNTIEILYIKIEENGVTLLELDKLNFIFIVNGTDLMEDVRNAI from the coding sequence ATGAGCACTATTCCAGAAAAGATTGTCAATTTTAACGTGTACAGCGATGCCGATAAGCTTGTAGGCGTCGCGGCAGAGGTTACGCTTCCGGACTTTGAAGCGATGACAGAAACGATATCGGGGGCAGGCATTGCGGGAGAATATGAATCCGCAACGCCTGGTCACTTCGGTTCGCAAACTATCGAAATTCCTTTTCGGTCTATTAGCGACCCTTCTTTCAAATTCCTTCAAAACAGAGGGCAGACTATCATTTTGCGGGCAGCACAACAAAGTTACGACGTTTCTAGCGGGAAAACGAATATCAGACCTTTAAAAGTGACGATAAAGGGTCTGCCGAAAGGTTTGAATCTCGGTAAAGTCGGCGTGGGAACCCCGACAGAAACAACAAACACAATTGAAATTTTGTACATTAAAATCGAAGAAAACGGCGTCACGCTATTAGAACTCGATAAGCTTAACTTTATTTTTATCGTCAACGGTACAGACCTAATGGAAGATGTACGAAACGCTATTTAA
- a CDS encoding phage tail assembly protein, with protein sequence MLKKENEMLVVFKKPYPFEGTDYKEVDLSKLDELSTGDLIKADSQFSQIGQFSVMNELTTGYACILSSKATGKPIEFFEGLPAREGLKVKNIVMSFLNE encoded by the coding sequence TTGTTAAAAAAAGAAAACGAGATGCTAGTTGTGTTTAAAAAGCCGTACCCGTTCGAGGGGACTGATTACAAAGAAGTAGACCTGTCCAAGCTTGATGAACTTTCAACAGGCGATTTAATTAAGGCGGACAGCCAATTCAGCCAAATTGGTCAATTTTCAGTCATGAACGAACTGACGACGGGCTATGCTTGCATTCTTTCATCGAAAGCGACAGGGAAACCGATAGAGTTCTTTGAAGGACTTCCTGCGCGAGAAGGGTTAAAAGTGAAAAATATCGTGATGAGTTTTTTGAACGAATAG
- a CDS encoding phage tail protein yields MSRRQPYEIAFRLGARMDSSMRTAFANANQNLSNMNNNVGNLNSRAGRLTSSMGSMKGAIIGIGAVVASAFAVDKIVEFGKKMIETTADIEAKQEQYVQVMGKMKGSTDKYLNSMSATWNKHPVELQETYMQYVAILKGKGIEEGKAHGIAQQYLDRTVDANAFANEGMADTTARFMGMIKGEYTSVDTAMVNTSASMMSDRGLKEYGKKWANLTAEQQETIKTMVALEQHTSSGVLGQGAREAQSYENNVKMLKNTYNEMLVKFGSPILPIVIKQLKNATEIIKKIDVEKVIEGFKKFASYLPDIKKVSGALGSVRDVAFGAFGKLSPIFSKAASSLQGVFTKIRTYWSENGAQIIQGALGIVNNIRPIFVRIGQVVLNVFRQISEFWNKNGSSYISALSNVFKIVGTVFSSVIGIVKTVIAIISPFVEKIVAFLLGIFEQLIVFWNENGAQIMQAVQNVFAGINKVVQVLAPVIMFILNSVWNNVKGVIQGALKIILGVVKIFASVFTGDWAGVWTGVKQLFSGAIQFLWNLWNLMMMGKLVKGIATIAKAFWGFLKGLGPRIATSVQYYYHLFMDKFYQIGIGILRTISSSIGKVVGVARDAVTRFVSIFQMARTFGVNIFMSIVSAIRGVFSGIFGFIGNTVSSVIGAVLARVSGFIGSIQGFMGMLWGHISTVFLNIQTAMAAPFSFLQTLVQNVVSAVSGLVGGLFTGVTAAGKGAINGLVMAANAMIGGVNKIKLNVPDWVPGIGGKTIGFNLPKIPMLAQGGITTGPTLAMIGEGAEQEAVLPLSKLQALLGGSGKGDSNAQYVYSPNYIIHGNATKKDVEEVSGKGFQEFKRWTKEVKSDEERLSFNRG; encoded by the coding sequence ATGAGCAGAAGACAACCATATGAGATCGCTTTTCGACTAGGTGCTCGGATGGATTCATCGATGCGTACCGCATTCGCTAACGCCAATCAGAATTTAAGTAATATGAACAACAACGTAGGCAATCTTAATAGTCGAGCGGGAAGGTTGACTAGTTCAATGGGTTCGATGAAAGGCGCGATAATCGGCATCGGAGCGGTTGTAGCATCTGCGTTCGCCGTTGATAAAATAGTCGAATTCGGAAAGAAAATGATTGAGACGACTGCGGATATCGAAGCGAAGCAGGAGCAGTACGTTCAAGTTATGGGGAAAATGAAGGGTTCGACGGACAAGTATCTTAACTCTATGTCGGCTACGTGGAATAAGCACCCTGTAGAATTGCAAGAAACATATATGCAATATGTCGCCATCCTCAAAGGTAAAGGCATTGAAGAGGGAAAGGCACACGGGATCGCGCAGCAGTATTTAGATAGAACTGTCGATGCTAATGCTTTTGCGAACGAAGGAATGGCCGATACTACCGCTCGCTTCATGGGTATGATAAAAGGCGAGTACACTTCAGTGGACACGGCGATGGTAAATACATCCGCATCGATGATGAGCGATAGAGGGCTGAAAGAATATGGGAAGAAGTGGGCGAATCTAACAGCAGAGCAGCAGGAAACCATTAAAACAATGGTGGCCCTGGAGCAACATACTAGTTCCGGTGTCCTTGGGCAAGGTGCGAGGGAAGCTCAATCGTACGAAAACAACGTGAAAATGCTGAAGAACACGTACAACGAAATGCTGGTGAAATTCGGTTCGCCTATTTTGCCTATTGTGATTAAACAATTGAAAAATGCAACAGAAATAATTAAGAAAATAGATGTCGAGAAAGTGATTGAAGGCTTTAAAAAGTTCGCAAGTTATCTACCGGATATCAAAAAAGTGTCGGGAGCGCTCGGTTCTGTGAGGGATGTCGCATTTGGAGCCTTCGGCAAACTAAGTCCGATATTTTCGAAAGCGGCATCTTCTTTACAAGGTGTATTCACTAAGATTAGGACTTACTGGAGCGAAAATGGCGCACAAATCATTCAAGGTGCATTAGGCATCGTCAACAACATTCGACCAATATTTGTTCGGATCGGACAGGTAGTTCTGAATGTGTTCAGGCAGATCTCGGAGTTCTGGAATAAAAACGGGTCGTCATACATTTCCGCATTGTCAAATGTCTTTAAAATCGTAGGCACTGTTTTTAGTTCCGTTATCGGAATCGTAAAAACCGTTATAGCAATCATATCTCCTTTCGTGGAGAAAATAGTTGCTTTTCTTTTGGGGATATTCGAACAACTGATTGTTTTTTGGAACGAAAACGGTGCGCAAATTATGCAGGCCGTCCAAAATGTTTTTGCCGGAATCAATAAAGTTGTACAAGTGCTGGCTCCGGTGATTATGTTCATCCTAAATAGCGTTTGGAACAACGTAAAGGGTGTTATTCAAGGTGCTTTAAAAATAATACTTGGTGTAGTGAAAATATTTGCATCTGTATTTACAGGCGATTGGGCAGGCGTTTGGACGGGCGTTAAACAATTATTCTCGGGAGCTATTCAATTTTTATGGAATCTTTGGAATCTCATGATGATGGGGAAGTTGGTAAAAGGCATTGCAACGATAGCGAAAGCGTTTTGGGGATTCCTGAAAGGGCTTGGTCCTAGAATTGCTACAAGCGTGCAATATTACTATCACCTATTCATGGATAAGTTTTATCAAATCGGCATAGGGATTTTGCGAACCATTTCAAGCTCTATTGGTAAAGTGGTGGGAGTTGCTAGAGATGCAGTAACGAGATTTGTTTCTATCTTCCAGATGGCACGAACTTTCGGAGTCAATATCTTCATGTCAATCGTCTCGGCTATTCGTGGTGTTTTTTCGGGAATCTTTGGATTTATCGGAAACACGGTGTCTAGCGTGATAGGGGCGGTACTTGCTAGGGTCAGCGGCTTCATCGGATCTATACAAGGGTTTATGGGGATGCTTTGGGGCCATATCTCGACTGTATTTTTAAATATCCAAACCGCAATGGCTGCACCGTTCAGCTTTTTGCAAACTTTAGTACAAAACGTAGTAAGTGCAGTGTCTGGTCTTGTGGGCGGACTATTTACAGGTGTTACAGCTGCCGGGAAAGGCGCTATAAACGGTCTTGTTATGGCTGCCAACGCAATGATCGGCGGAGTGAATAAAATTAAGTTGAATGTACCTGATTGGGTTCCTGGGATTGGCGGAAAAACAATAGGGTTCAACCTTCCTAAAATTCCTATGCTTGCACAAGGTGGAATTACGACTGGACCGACTTTGGCGATGATTGGTGAAGGGGCTGAACAGGAAGCGGTTCTTCCTTTGTCGAAGCTTCAGGCTTTGTTAGGCGGTTCTGGTAAAGGGGACTCGAATGCGCAATACGTGTATAGCCCAAATTATATTATTCACGGGAACGCAACGAAAAAGGATGTCGAAGAAGTTAGCGGAAAAGGATTCCAAGAATTCAAGCGGTGGACGAAGGAAGTTAAATCGGACGAAGAAAGATTGTCGTTCAATAGGGGGTGA
- a CDS encoding tail protein X has product MTVQGDMWDTISKNIYGSEYHTDLLMKANPDLASELLFSSGVELIVPELEETQQFSNLPPWKRGTP; this is encoded by the coding sequence GTGACGGTTCAGGGTGATATGTGGGATACGATTTCTAAAAATATTTACGGTAGCGAGTATCATACAGACTTGCTTATGAAAGCTAATCCGGACTTAGCCAGTGAGTTACTTTTTTCTTCTGGCGTAGAATTAATAGTTCCAGAACTCGAAGAAACCCAACAATTCTCCAACTTACCACCTTGGAAGAGGGGAACTCCGTGA
- a CDS encoding phage late control D family protein, whose amino-acid sequence MKTRRAYVELEYNGVNITHDLASDLKTFTYTDNAGGAADDVAIEISDAKRKWISNWMFDKGDTFTANIVTVNWRKDGEKKRLPCGFFVVDEPEYSGRPSVISLNGISVPASSNFMNLKRSKSWKNITIKAIASDIAARYKLQLFFDSKLNPSFKDKAQKDESDAAFLQKLCEDEGFSLKVTDKQIIVFREVEYEAKKVVATFREDDSSVTGYSFKTTYTNTAYAGVRLTYFDSKTKKTIKYLYATKEIDEEKDRIHKINRRVANEEEAERLAKNTLRKLNKKETQATLELVGDTRLLSSSTIDLIGFGSFDGKYYIDKAVHSLAGYKTTLELHKVLKGGY is encoded by the coding sequence GTGAAAACAAGAAGAGCATACGTCGAACTGGAATATAACGGGGTCAACATCACTCACGATCTTGCGTCTGATTTAAAAACTTTCACCTATACCGACAATGCGGGCGGCGCTGCGGATGATGTAGCAATCGAGATATCTGACGCTAAAAGGAAATGGATATCTAATTGGATGTTTGACAAAGGGGATACATTCACCGCGAATATCGTCACGGTGAATTGGCGGAAAGACGGAGAGAAAAAGAGGTTGCCGTGTGGCTTTTTCGTCGTGGATGAACCGGAGTATAGCGGTCGTCCATCTGTCATTAGTTTAAACGGGATTTCTGTACCCGCGAGCAGTAATTTTATGAACTTGAAAAGAAGTAAGTCTTGGAAAAACATCACGATAAAAGCCATAGCGTCGGACATAGCAGCTCGATACAAATTACAATTGTTCTTTGATAGTAAGTTGAATCCGAGTTTCAAAGACAAGGCGCAAAAGGATGAATCGGATGCTGCATTCTTGCAAAAGTTGTGCGAAGATGAAGGCTTTTCGTTGAAGGTAACAGATAAACAAATAATCGTGTTCAGAGAAGTTGAATACGAAGCGAAAAAGGTAGTCGCCACATTCAGGGAAGACGACAGTTCGGTCACGGGATATTCTTTCAAAACGACGTACACGAACACGGCCTATGCTGGAGTCCGTTTGACTTATTTTGACTCAAAAACGAAAAAGACGATCAAGTATTTATATGCCACAAAGGAAATAGACGAAGAAAAGGATCGTATCCATAAAATCAACAGACGCGTCGCGAATGAAGAAGAAGCCGAGCGACTCGCGAAAAATACGTTGCGGAAATTGAATAAAAAAGAGACGCAAGCCACGCTGGAATTGGTCGGGGACACAAGGCTGCTTTCTTCGTCTACAATCGACTTAATAGGGTTTGGTAGTTTCGACGGAAAATACTACATCGATAAAGCGGTCCACTCTTTAGCGGGATACAAGACGACGTTGGAACTACACAAAGTCCTGAAAGGGGGATACTGA
- a CDS encoding phage tail protein yields the protein MIIVIGYYGPIKFVTGDKRILTFNDFKRESSVRSEKHAVIGRKPVKEFLGPELDVITFTIHLSAANGVNPRVDAERWLRMNRAGEAHVLVVGTRALGLDKWTVENVSQAWNVIFNKGELYSCDVDVTLEEYVEVF from the coding sequence GTGATTATAGTGATAGGTTACTACGGCCCAATAAAGTTCGTGACTGGAGACAAAAGAATACTTACTTTCAACGACTTCAAACGCGAGTCTTCTGTCCGTTCAGAGAAGCACGCAGTTATAGGGCGTAAGCCTGTTAAAGAATTTCTTGGCCCTGAATTGGATGTAATTACGTTCACTATCCATCTGTCAGCTGCCAATGGTGTGAACCCTCGTGTTGACGCTGAAAGATGGCTGCGGATGAATAGGGCGGGCGAAGCGCACGTATTAGTCGTCGGCACAAGGGCGCTCGGTCTCGACAAATGGACCGTCGAAAACGTTTCCCAGGCATGGAATGTCATATTTAACAAAGGTGAACTTTATAGCTGCGACGTTGATGTCACGTTGGAAGAATACGTGGAGGTGTTTTGA
- a CDS encoding GPW/gp25 family protein, which yields MTEYGETQVILAADSTLNEEVFRNVKVILTTPEGSVPYDREFGIRGEILDLPAGEVKGLYTVECVTKVRRYEPRASVVAVEFSHDAIEGVVYPKVVIQIEAE from the coding sequence ATGACGGAGTACGGAGAAACACAAGTTATTCTTGCTGCTGATTCAACGCTTAATGAGGAGGTATTCAGAAATGTAAAAGTGATATTGACTACTCCGGAAGGGTCAGTTCCTTATGACCGAGAATTCGGTATCAGAGGAGAAATATTAGACCTGCCAGCTGGCGAGGTGAAAGGGCTATACACCGTGGAATGTGTCACGAAGGTAAGAAGGTACGAACCGAGGGCGTCCGTGGTTGCTGTTGAGTTTTCGCACGATGCAATTGAGGGCGTCGTATATCCGAAAGTGGTGATCCAAATTGAAGCTGAGTGA